In Nocardia sp. XZ_19_385, the sequence GCAGGATCGCGAAGGAGAACGTCAACGCCCAGGCGGCGCCGATCAGCGCGTAGGACAACGGGATCGGCAGATCGTCGGCGCCGCCGAGGCCGTGCGCCAGCACCGTCACGGGCGAACCTGCAGGGTGGTCACGGTCTTGCCGGCGTCGTGGAGTTCCACCTCCACCTGGCCGGGGATGGCAACGGTGAACCGGAACTCCTGGCCCGCACGGGGTTCGACGGTGAAGGTGTGCGGCGGGTCGGCGTGCACATGCAGTTCATCGGGCGCGTCGCTGTCGACCTTCAGCACGATCGGCTGTCCCACTTGGGCTTCGGTTCGGCTGTTCGTGGGGGTCACTGCGCCGGAGGCGATTCGGATGGCGACAAACGTCTCTGCCGGTGCGGCCGCTGACGGACTGCCGGTCGTCGGCGGCGGCGATTCGGACGTCGTCGAGCAGGCGGACGCGATCGCCGCCACGGCGACCAGCCCGAGTGCGCACTGCGCTTTCATCACTCGTCATCCTTGGTCGTGTGCCCGGCGTCGGACTCCCGCCGCTCCGCCCGCCGATCACGCATGGCGATGTAGACGACCACCCCGACGATCGCGAACGCGGGCGCGAACGCCGGGATGGCCAGCAAGGCCGAGTGATCCGCCAGAACATCTACTCCCGGTTCGTATCTCATTGGCGAACCAGGTCCACCGGTTCCGGATGCGCGGTCCGGCGGTAGGCGAGATTGATGCGCGCCGCGCCCCAGGACAGCGCCCAGATCAGGAGCAGCGAACAGACCAGGACGAGCAGCGATGCCGCGGGCATCAGCCACCCCGGACTGTCGAAGGTCCGTTCCCGTTGCAGCACAGTGACTTCGCTGACGAACGGCCGGGTGAACTGGTTGTCCGCGGCGACCTCGGTGGCCCCGATACCCGGATCGTTCGGCATGAACACCGGCAGCGCGGTCAGCATGCGGCCGTCGTGCAAGCGCAGCACGGTCTTCCAGGTGCCGTACACCGGAATCGGTTTCGTACTCACGTACTGCCCGGGTCCGACACGGCGCAGGTGATCGACCACCAAACCCCGTCCGGGGCTTTCGGTTCCGTCGCCGATCCAACGACCGAGCACCTGGCCGGTGCCGCCCTGCCAGGCCAGCAACTGCACCCACTCGGGGTCGGCGCTGACCAGATCCGTCGGCGCGAGGGTGATCTCCGCGTTCACCATCCGGCCGCCGTTCACCGGTTCGGCATCCTGCAATCGGACTGTCGCGGTGGCATTTTCGGGAATGTCGTGGCGCAGCCCGTTGGCCGTGGCGATGGCCGTGACCAGCACGGCGCCGATCACCAGCGCGCGCCGGATCGAGGGCCGCGGCAACTGCTCACCGCGCAGCACCATGCCGAGCAGCGCACCCAGCGCACCGCCCGCGATACCCACCGGCACCGCCATGGCCAGTAGTTCCGGCCACATCGAGGCCGGCCACGGATCGACGAACATCCGATCCACCCACAGTGATTCGAGCCAGAGACCGGCGGTGGCGGCGACCAGTCCGGTGATCGCGCCCCACCACACCGGTTTACGGATCAGCGGCAGCAAGGCCAGCAGCTCCACCACCACCGCGATGCCCAGGTACAGCGGGAACACGTTGTACGGCGCGCCGAGCCCGGGCCCGACGAGCACCGCGATGACCCCGCGCACCAGGAACGCGAACACCACCAGGATCAGCGTGGAGCCGCGCCCCAGCGTGTAGCGCGCCGACACCAGCGCGACGGTGGCGGCGGCCACGATCAGCATGGGCTGCAGCACCAGCCGGAATTGCGGGACACCGAAGTCGAATTCGACCTGGAAGACCGACAGCCCGATCACCAGGCCGCCGAAGGCGAAGCTGCGGGCGATCCACATGAAGGGGCCGTCGGTGCGGTCCGGGTCCGGCTTGTCCAGTCGCCCTTCCAGTTCCAGCAGCAGCACGCCGATCAGCGACAGGCCCGCGCCGCCGATGAGCATCAAATGGGTGGGGCCCCAGAGGGTTACGTCCTGACCGAAGAGCCGGTGCCAGATGTCGTCGAGCGGAAACCCGATCAGCGCGTACAACCCGGCGCCCGCCATCAGCACGCCGCCGATCGGGGCGTGCCAATTGCGCGTGATCCGGATCGCGGCCGGGCCCGGCTTCTCGTCCAGCGGCAGGATGATCGCCAGCATGCCCGCGATGAACAGGAAGAACAGGCCCACCATGATGAAGTAGTGCGCCGGGTTCGCCAGCGGGCCTTCGTCGCGGCCCTGCCCGATGTGCAGGCTGACATCCCAGATGAACCCGAGCATCGCGGTGAGGATCGTGGTGATGAACACCCCGATCGGCAGCGCCACCCAGCCCGGCCGGTTCCCGAGCTGCCCCAGCCGGTCCGCCGCGTTCCCCAGCCAGGTGATCCGCCGCGTTCGATGCAGATAGGCCACCCACATCAGCCCCGCGGCGATCAATGTCGCCGCCCCGGTCAATATCACCACTTGATCCAGCGCGGCGCCGCCACCCTCCGGTCCGCGCGCGAGTACAGGCCTCATCTTGAACCGCTCTTTCTGTAACCCGGAGTCTCTCGTAAGGGCGTATGCCCCCGATCCGAGTCGATATGCAGCGCAATCCAGACGTGGCCGAAATGGTCAGAACAGCTGGTCGAAACGGGCCGCGAGCTCCAGATATCGCTCGGCCCAGCCACTGGAGATCGACAGGTCCTGTAGCGGGCCGGTAGGCGCGAACAGCACCACCAGCGTGTGCGGCCTGGCCCCCTGCTCCAGCAGAGTCATCTCCTGAGGTTACGAGCAGACTATGACAGTCTGCGAGATATGAAGCGGCACATCGAGTTCGATCGTCTGCACAACTTCCGCGACCTCGGCGGCTACCGATCCGCCGACGGCCGCACCGTCGCCTGGGGCCTGCTCTACCGCTCCGATTCCCTCGGCAAGCTGCGTGACAACGATTGGGACCGTTTCCTCGAACTCGGCGTCGACACCGTCATCGACTTGCGCTACCCCTGGGAAATCGACGCCAGGGGCCGCATCCCCCAGCCCGAACGCTTCCGCTACGCCAACTGCAGCATCGAACACCGCCCCTACGACCAGGCCGACATCGACCCCGACATCGACCCGTGGCGCTACCTGGCCGACCGCTTCGCCGAGGTAGCCACCGACGGCGTCGCCGAAATCCGCGAAACCCTCGAGCTGATCGCCACCGCCGCGGGCCCCGCCGTCTTCCACTGCGCCTCCGGCAAGGACCGCACCGGCCTCATCGCAGCCCTGCTCCTCTCCATCCTCGAAATCTCCGAAGACCAGATCCTCGCCGACTTCGCCCTGACCGAACGCGCCACCGCCCACTTCATCACCGAGTGGGAGGCCGCCAACCCCGATCGCGTCCTGCGCTGGCCCAGCTACGGCCGCGCCCCCGCCGAGGTGATGCGCCTGGTCCTTCACGACCTGACCACCACCTACGGCTCGGCGCGCGACTACCTGACGGGCACCGCCGGGCTCGGCGAGGACGTGATCGACCAACTGAAAAGCCGCCTCTTGGTTCCCGATCCACATCGGTGAAACCGGGATTACCCCAGTGCCCTCAGATAGCGGCGACGAAAGAACCGCTGGGCTACCAGCAGGAGCGGAAAGACCTGCCGCCAGAATCCGCTGGACGCTGGCCGGGTGAGGGACCGGAGCGTGAAGAAGACCGTGCCGTCGACATTTCGGTGGACGATGAATGCTTCCTCACCGGAAACCGGGTGCCCCGGCTGCGTCCCGTAAGCGAAGCCGCAGCGAGAGTCGGTATCGACAACCGCCACCACCCGCACCGGTTCCTGGACAGCGAAAGGACCCCAGCCGGCCGTGATCCGGTATCGCGCACCAGCGCTGACCCGCTCGTCCGCACCGTCGCACGGGGTGACGCGAAAACCGCTCCGGCGCTTGATCCCCCAGCGCAAGACCGCCTCGGCGGCACTGACCCAATCGGATTCGCCGTGCCCGATCACCACAGTTCGCTCGAAGCGGCGAAAGCCGGGGCAATCCACGGACCAGTCCTCACCGGCAGGACGGGTCTGTCCTGGCGGACCATAGGTGAGGTCGTGCACGGGATTACTCCGCCACCAATCTGGGAGGTGCGGCTTGTTTCCAGGAGTCCAGGACGATGGCCGACAGCTCGTCACGGTCCTCGAGTGCTGCCAGTCGGACTCGGACCCAGGCGTTGTTCGCCTCGTGGGTGGCGATCCAGAATTTGCCCGGCTCGGCGAGGACGAGTTCGTCGCGTTCCAGGATCGGGCAGCGTACAGCCATCGAGGTCTCCGCTTCCGGCAAGGTCAGGAACAGTTTGCGCGCTACCTTGAAGATCGGCATTCCCCAGGCGAAATCTTCGGTCGTCTCCGGTAGCGACAGTGCGACCGCACGAACATCTTCCCCAGTGGTACTCACACCCGTATCTTTCCAACAGCTCTACTGTCGTCGCATGGCGACTCCTGACTTCATCCGCAAGCTCCGGGCGACCGCGGGACAGCAGCTGCTCTGGATGCCCGGGGTGGCGGCGGTCGTCTTCGATGACGAAGG encodes:
- a CDS encoding MmcQ/YjbR family DNA-binding protein, with product MSTTGEDVRAVALSLPETTEDFAWGMPIFKVARKLFLTLPEAETSMAVRCPILERDELVLAEPGKFWIATHEANNAWVRVRLAALEDRDELSAIVLDSWKQAAPPRLVAE
- a CDS encoding DUF1990 domain-containing protein — translated: MHDLTYGPPGQTRPAGEDWSVDCPGFRRFERTVVIGHGESDWVSAAEAVLRWGIKRRSGFRVTPCDGADERVSAGARYRITAGWGPFAVQEPVRVVAVVDTDSRCGFAYGTQPGHPVSGEEAFIVHRNVDGTVFFTLRSLTRPASSGFWRQVFPLLLVAQRFFRRRYLRALG
- a CDS encoding tyrosine-protein phosphatase, with the translated sequence MKRHIEFDRLHNFRDLGGYRSADGRTVAWGLLYRSDSLGKLRDNDWDRFLELGVDTVIDLRYPWEIDARGRIPQPERFRYANCSIEHRPYDQADIDPDIDPWRYLADRFAEVATDGVAEIRETLELIATAAGPAVFHCASGKDRTGLIAALLLSILEISEDQILADFALTERATAHFITEWEAANPDRVLRWPSYGRAPAEVMRLVLHDLTTTYGSARDYLTGTAGLGEDVIDQLKSRLLVPDPHR